attctcatcttccttgttcttgaagatccatttagttccaatgacattgtgttcctcagttggtcgttctaccaatgaccatacttcgttgcgtgtaaaactgtttaactcttcttgcatagcaaggagccagtcattgtcacacaatgcatcctgaaccgtgTGTGGCACAGTATTAGAGACAAACAAAAAgtaagcacaaaagtttgttaattttttacgagtcactctaccttccgacacgtcggtgaggatttgatcaatatcaacaagaccggccacacgtggcatgatggagatcAGGGTTTCacaaggttcgacttcgtttccatcatcaacgtcctcaacacatggatcattaacgtgcggtggaagatattcctcttcgcgttgcacctattgaggttcatcatcaaccatatccatactttggtctagctcttgaagatcaacttgttcttgagtgtgatcagggtgagagacatgttctcccacttggtcctcaacaactggcatgatatgtgtgctagtatcttgtggaggtacgggcagtgaactgtcttgaggatgagaaatactctcataatcttcatcatcatcatggggtctttgttccaagggaagaagtgcacctacacccatgttcaagatatcttgcgaggaatcttcttcacctgcatcacttagatcaacttgctccccatgggagtggttaaattcatcaaacgtcacgtcacaggtttctataacacatccagtggatttgttgtagactctgtaggcgtgagagtttgatccatagccaacaaaaatcccttcagttgttttggattgaaattttcctaaccgttcccgtttgttgaggatgaaacacttgcatccaaatacacgaaagtacttaacattgggcttgttcccggttaggagctcatatggagtcttctccaatattgatcgaaggaagagacggtttgatgcatgacatgctgtgttgacaaccttagcccaaaaactatgtggtgacttgtattcatctaacatggaccttgccatttccacaagtgtccggttcttcctctctgctacacaTTTTGCTGAGggttgtaaggtgcggagtactgatgttcaattccctcatcactaagaaattcttctagggtgtaattcttgaactcggagccattatcacttcttatttccttgatgtccttgtcaaacttccgctggacttgtttggcaaaatcaatgaaggtgatcttcgtctcttccttggacttgagaaagaatacccatgtgtatcttgagtaatcatcaacaatgactaggtcatactttttcccaccaagacttgcccgtgaaggaggcccaaacagatccacatgaaggagctctaacggccttggagtggatacaatattcttgggtgggtgttttgattgatgttgcttcccagctatgcatgcactgcacacacgatctttcttaaaagatacattggttagtccaaggatgtgattgtcaTTTaagggattttgaagatttctcatgccgacatgggcgagccggcgatgccacagccatcccatgtcagccttggccatcagacaagttgtatggaaggtgctctctttcgagaaatcaaccgtgtaaaggttgccatccaactctccaacaaaggccacttcgagagtgtctctcttaaagactttcacatccgttagtccgaatagtgtgtcataaccaacggaagccaattggcgaactgaaagtaaatgatattgaagagattggacaagcatgacatttgcaagaggcatgtcattagtgattgccaccttgcccaacccaattacctgccctttcgaccctccaccaaatacattgctcatgtatggtcgaatggcttgcatgaagtcatagagcaagttactatctccgatcatatgattggtgcatccactgtcgatcacccatttgactcctccGGAGAACTTGGTTGAGGtggccatttcgtcatggggcctctcacattagttacaagagtcttagggacccaaatagcataaaaccggaatgcattacggggaccaacgaatttagcataaacctctccttcctttgatttgcgaagtacataggatggaggcatgaattcagttgtcttgttgagaatgggcaaacccctagtggccgacccactcacaaccttacctttctccttgtgtccctctcgtacaaatatttctttaagcggggtggtgcacttgagaggagatacacttttcttggcggtgcttggattgaacccaagcccttccttggcaaagacttcattgtgttgactgaagatctcattgagagtcttttgtccttgtgcacatgtcatgagacctctatctagctgtgcctttagcgaacagttttcctcaaggatagatgccagttcactactagagttagcagtgcaggtatcaacattaataataggtgaggagtaagccttagctagagtgtcaagataagtaaccttgagtgcctcaaagctctttgtaagaacagtgagtttctcttccttgtccttgagagacaaggataggtgctcacagtccttagaaagagaagcatgagaattcacaagtcggtttttatcatttaattactctttgcacacagattcaacctttttcaaggaggcaagatcgttagcatgtttatcaaggttttcaccaacttttgagcataatgcatcattttgtgcttcctcatacaggactttctgctcaaggatttcatttctttccttctcctcagtgatgagggtttcgagttccttgatggtattggtgtgcttactcaccatttccataagtatgcgaaacatagtgagcttctttcctttaagagagcacataaatttgtttattttggcaaacataggatgatctaagtcattgtcctcatagtgatcttcagcataagagtggaggtaccggtcttggtccttataatgctatcgcagagttccttggcacttgtgatgtgaatgtaaggtctccgttgcttgtcattcattccttttcttatgcacatgatcgcagtgtcgttgagatgcttgtcataagtttctctgggagtgagccaCCTTGGATCTATAGGATTGtatccatgctcgaggatgtccaacatctcatcattggcgtacctaagatgatcctgcataccaactctccacaaagcaaaatcggaattgtcatcaagtaaaggaggttttcctccaggactgtacttaggtttctcaacttgagatctagcataaagccatggaacactggtttggttattgcctggaggttgttggccaaaggaagaaccgtgcacatttttccctacggccctcggggacgtggctgtccccgtggttaatgatgccagtcttatttggaccaaggcctcaagagaagcatcatgctcctctttttgcttggcaagggcccgttcgaggtcctcagaggtgaaggacctgacttccgtggaagtcccgtccctctccactggagctacagtaatgggagtcccgtacatctcgctctagggcggttaagccacaagaatagagcacgaggctctgataccaattgaaaaggatcaagatggacctagagggggggtgaataggtacagttccaaattttaatagttacttagcaattttaggcaaaggtgcggaatatgagcgtgagcctaataattgcaatgacaaggagtaagctatttagagtaaagtaaggcaaccggtaaacaataatcaaatgcaagtacgtaataaggattaacacaagtagagagttagggttagggataaccgaaactccaagatagacgaggatgtatcccggtgttcacttccttggagggaagctacgtcaccgttagaggggcagatgttaccacgaaggcacagcaacgccacgaaggctcaccctattctccctttgagacaactccacgaaggcgtttctcaaccactagtggtaagccttgaggtggcttccaaaccttcacaaactttccgggggtaatcacaatggtttgattcctctccgaagactcctaccgcctaggagtctccaacctccaagagtaacaagatcacggggattgctcaaaacttgctcaaatcacaaatcactttggtggagaggaggagaaggagatgatctatcttttgattggaacaacactcaaatgggctcacaaatgctctggggatctaagattgggtgtaggcaagagtgattgaggagaaaggtgttcttgtaagtgttctagctgtgttgaacaccctctcacgaagtgggagggggtatatatagtggggagagtaaaacatctgttggggtcacttaagtctgacagtggtcggacatccgacagttCTCGGATGTTCGgacgtccacaaggagtcggacgtccgacaggggtcggtcgtccgagggatgtatatatatctagaaccactgtgtagttgaacagggaccggacgtccggaggaagccggaagttcgagttattcgactcaaatatCTCTTGTGCAAGgtttcggatttccgaaggaggtcggacatccgaccctcggacgacaggaggaggccggaagtccgagttatttgactcaactttctctggtgcaaggttccggatttccgaaggaggtcggacgtccggccctccgacgacaggaggaggccggaagtccgagttatttgactcaacttTCTCTCGTATAGGGTTcctgatttccgaaggaggtcggacgtccggccctcgtacgtccggagaaagccggatgtccgaggcattggttgtgTTTTGAGATAAAAgtaaaacagtggagatgtggtatgagcggaaaagtagagatgtagtataagcaagttcatcgcaaaacctgtgatcccctcttaatagtgcgggatccctatactcaagaatagtaaatttaaaggataggctacatcatcttttctcaatcccgagccttcttgacatataagtcccgatcttctcagaccaccttggcacataattctcaatctactaaaagtacttgccatcctgagatacactcaacaaataagattagtttcctatgtatgtgttgtcattaacaccaacactcgattaagggcatgagtGCACTTTCATCTTTCCTGAACTTCAACATTAGCATTCCGGTCAGAAAGCAAATGGCGTGCGTCTTCTCGCACGATTGCAGCGTCGTGGTCGGGTTTGCGCCAACATCGCGCCGACGGCTGGCCCAAGCCCCCGTGCATGCCCGTCGCTGCCCCCCTCGTCGAGTCGTCGTGCTGACCATAAAGGTCGAGACTACACCTCAAGCAGTCTCGGGGCATGTCCGCTGCCCCCCTGACGTTCCTCTCCGGCTATAGTCGCACCTCATGGTCATGGGCGCTCCTTTCCTCACTTCGCCGGCGCTCCTCTCAGGCCACAGCCGCACACCGGCTCCTATTGGGCCACCTCTCTAGATACCGCGCCCGCGCTTGACCGGAGCACGCGATTGTAAGATTTTTAGATGAACCTGTTGTTAGGTGAGAGAGAGGAGAAAGAAAAGATTGAAGAAGACGAATATGGCGTGTGGGGCCGAATAGTCAGTGAGACAAGCTTGACATCCCAGTCGGGATTGTCATTTTCCTGATGCGACAAATAGGTCTAGGGTTGAGATTGTGTGGGATGGCTAAATATAGGGTGCCGAATTCAGGGATTTAAAGTTTAGGATTTGATTTCAACCTCATCTACAAATACAAGGTTTAAAATAGACGCTTCGTAGCAGCCATGTGCCACGGTCTCTGCCGAGCATCCAGCAACTGATTTATAATTATGTTGAACAAATTTAATAGTACTGTCAcgactaaaataaataaataaatatacatACATGGGTTCTTCACTCTCGCTTACACATAAAGTGATTTTGCTCTGTAATACTATCTCCCGACGATCGAAGAGCGAGAGTTGCCGTCATCCGAGGGATCCCAGTCCAGCGTGGAGTTGTACACCGCTGACAGCGTCGCGAACACCACGTCTATGGACGGCCGCCTCCTGGGCTCCCTCGCCACGCACCGCACCGCCAGCGACGCCACAGCGACGGCAAGGTCCAGCGGGTAGTCGCCGTGCAGCCGCGGGTCCATGAACGGCCGCACCTTGCCGCGTGCGTCCTCGTTGTCCACGACCAGTCCCTCCGCTGACTCCCACAGCAGCGTCTCCCCTCGTTTGTCGCCGCCGTTGAACATCGCCTCCTTCCCGGACAGCAGCTCGAGGAGGATGACGCCGAAGGCAAAAACGTCGAGCTTGGGCGTTATGAGGCCATGCTCCAGGTACTCTGGGGCCAGGTACCCCTGGGTGCCCACGACGTGGCGGGTGAGCTGCGCGTCGCCGCCATCAGCGCCGGTGGGGACTGACCGCGCTAGCGCGAAGCTTGACACCTTGGCGCGGAGGTTGGCGTCGAGGAGGACATTGCTGCTCTTGAGGTTCTTGTGCACGCACGGCGGGTTGGTGTAATGATGGAGGTAGTTGAGGCCGTCGGCAACGTCGAAGGCCGCTTGTACGCGCTGCTTCCACACGAGGGTGGCGCCGCCGCCGTGGAGCCAGTCGCTGAGCGCGCCGTTCTCGGCGAACTCGAACACGAGGTAGGTTTCGCCGTGGTGGACGCAGAGACCAGACAGGCGGACGAGGCTGGAGTGGTTCACACGCTTCAGGATGCCCACCTCGCCGCTCACATCGCCGGCCACCCGCTTcacggccgccgcgtcgccgttgATCTCCGCGCGGTACACGGACGCGTTCTTGACCCTCCGGTCCTCCGAGAAACCAGCTGTCGCCTTCTCGAGTTCCGAGTACTTGTACACGGTCAGGGACTCCACCGCGGCGCGCGCATCGCTGGACACCAACGCCGATGAAGATGCGGAGGTCGTCGTAGCCGACGATGCATGCTTGCCCGAGGCAAGAGCGTTGTAATCCGCCGACGAGGGCACGTCGAGAACCACCTTGCTCAAACGGCCCCTTTCCCTAACGCCTTGCCGTGTCCGCCGCCGGCGGACACATAACAACATCAGGCCAATAAGACTCGCCAGCGCAAGAACGCCGACACCAACACCGACCCCGACGGCAATCCACTTCCCGCTGCCGGACGCCGGCGGCTGCTGGGCCTGCGGCGGCGCGGgtgcgggcggcggcgcaggCGACACGAGCATGTCCGGCGTGGGCGCGCTCTTGAGCGGTATGAGCAGAGTGGTGAAGGGGAATATGATCTCTCTAGCGGTGAGGTTGTTAGCCTGGAACACGGCCTGGGCGTCGACACGGAAGCGATCGGCGATGGCCGAGACGCTGTCGCCCCACGTGACGAGGTAGGTGAGCAGGTGCCTGACCCCAGCGGCGGCCTGTGCCGGCGTGGGGCACGCGCAGCGAATCGGCACGGTGAGGTTGTTCCCGGCGACGAGGTCGCGGCTGCCGTGCCTTGGGTTCTGCGCGAGGAGCGCCTGGCAGGTGGTGAGGCCCTGGTAGGTGTTGTTGGCGATGATGAAGTAGGTCTCGCCGCGTAGCTCGATGGTGTGGCTGGAGTTGTGCTGGTAGTAGCCGCGCGGAGAGCAGCCGCACGGGACCGGCGCGAGCACGAGGCGGGAGTCGGCGAGCGGGGAGACGGTTGGAACGCCGTTGGCGTCCGCGACGGCTTCCGGATCGGAGCCGAGGAGGTAGGAGATAGAGACGGCCGTACCGTAGTACGGCGGGGAGGAGCGGAAGACGACGTAGGTGGCGCAGGGGGCGGCCGCGGCGGTGGCGTTGCAGACGTAGCCGAGCACGGAGCTTCCGTTTCTGCCGTAGCAGTTGGTCTGCGCGTTGGCCTCGTACTGCTGCTGCCCTCGCGCGACGGCGAGGATGGCGAGGAGCGCGAGCGCCGCCGTGCCGAAGGCGAGCCCCCGTCTGCCCGGCGGAGCGGCCATTGcttcgggggacggaccggggtgGGAGTGTGGCACTGTGGCCGGCGTTCTCGGCCCGGGTATGCGGCGGTACGACGGACGGACGGAATTAAAGGTGGCTCTGGTTTCCTCTTTCCAGTGGGTGGTTGCTGCAGAGCGTAGACTACAGCTGGAGCTAGAAGACGGGTCAATCTTTTCAGTCGTCTTCGAGTCTTCCATTTCGGAAAAAAGATGCCACGAGACCGGGTTTTTCTTCGTCGTGATAGACCACACAACGTCACAATCTTGGTGGAATATTAGACTGAATATCAAGTAAACTCATAATTAATTTCAGTAAATAATTCTCCTCTGTCTTATAATCTAAAAATGTTTCTATTAGTATAGTGTAAAAAAATGCGAAAATGCCGTTTGAAGCTTGGCCTCCATAAAGGACGGTTTTTGAAAAAACtaaattcatatttttatattTCAATTAAGGCCGGACAAGTAAACAATAAACCTTTATGTTTTCAGAATCAAATACGTTAAAATAGAGGTTGTGTAAAAAAACAAAGCAATGGCTTTTTAATATATGACACTATTCATCTAAAAAATCCATGCATTTGTTCTTTTTTTATAGATCGCATCTTAAGGTATTTCATTCTAAACTTTTGCACATTCTTCTATACTtacattttttctgatttttttaaacCAGGAAGTTTGAATTtttgatttttcaaaaaataacGGCTTCTTGAAGGCTGAGCTCTAAAAGGCCCTACTAATAAAatgatcttatattatgggatgaaAGGAGTACATGTTTATAACAGAAATTAGCATGCAACAATCTAGCATACTATGTGATCAAAAAACATGCATAGAAGCATCGCACATGAAACAACAACTAGAGATAGAGACATAAACAAATCACGATAGACATACTGTTCGTTAGCTCGTGCAAGAGCGACACTGTTGATGATGTTTTTCGTGACGATTTGTTGTTGATGACTATGAAGATAACGACGAGTAGCACTGTCCGACCTGGACGAAAGAAGACTCATGATGAAGAATTTGAGCGGTCGTAGAGAGCGCTTTCGTAATTCGTCATCTTCCGGTGTAGGATCGTAAGAACGAATGATTTCAGAGACCCGCTCTTATGCATGCCAACACACGCTCGCGTTAGGGATAGAGTAGACTATGTTGACGATGCAAGTTGCAAGACGAGACAAAACCCAAAGTGTTTCCAATGTATCTTTGACCGAGGCTCGTAAGAAGTACATACATGAGAACTGGAGGTGGTATCGTGTCACGATTATGATCTCAAACCCAATTTGATT
This genomic stretch from Hordeum vulgare subsp. vulgare chromosome 6H, MorexV3_pseudomolecules_assembly, whole genome shotgun sequence harbors:
- the LOC123402014 gene encoding protein LYK5-like encodes the protein MEDSKTTEKIDPSSSSSCSLRSAATTHWKEETRATFNSVRPSYRRIPGPRTPATVPHSHPGPSPEAMAAPPGRRGLAFGTAALALLAILAVARGQQQYEANAQTNCYGRNGSSVLGYVCNATAAAAPCATYVVFRSSPPYYGTAVSISYLLGSDPEAVADANGVPTVSPLADSRLVLAPVPCGCSPRGYYQHNSSHTIELRGETYFIIANNTYQGLTTCQALLAQNPRHGSRDLVAGNNLTVPIRCACPTPAQAAAGVRHLLTYLVTWGDSVSAIADRFRVDAQAVFQANNLTAREIIFPFTTLLIPLKSAPTPDMLVSPAPPPAPAPPQAQQPPASGSGKWIAVGVGVGVGVLALASLIGLMLLCVRRRRTRQGVRERGRLSKVVLDVPSSADYNALASGKHASSATTTSASSSALVSSDARAAVESLTVYKYSELEKATAGFSEDRRVKNASVYRAEINGDAAAVKRVAGDVSGEVGILKRVNHSSLVRLSGLCVHHGETYLVFEFAENGALSDWLHGGGATLVWKQRVQAAFDVADGLNYLHHYTNPPCVHKNLKSSNVLLDANLRAKVSSFALARSVPTGADGGDAQLTRHVVGTQGYLAPEYLEHGLITPKLDVFAFGVILLELLSGKEAMFNGGDKRGETLLWESAEGLVVDNEDARGKVRPFMDPRLHGDYPLDLAVAVASLAVRCVAREPRRRPSIDVVFATLSAVYNSTLDWDPSDDGNSRSSIVGR